The following are encoded in a window of Cupriavidus oxalaticus genomic DNA:
- a CDS encoding IclR family transcriptional regulator produces the protein MTYIVDAVDEALGLLLLVAEHPSLGVTELARRAGLTKARAFRLLATLEHRGMIAREPAAAVYKLSYNALLVGNAARDQFDLVKVVAPRLAAIGAACGENVIVRVRDGLESVCVARHESSQSVRVHTEVGNRRPLHVGASGKLLLAFAAPEVVDAVAAQSLERFTERTIATAEQLREELAAIRAAGHAVSLGERDADAVSAAAPLRDHGGAVVASLSIASPASRTTPEALDRHVAMVVEEAAALSRALGYAGG, from the coding sequence ATGACATACATCGTTGACGCGGTGGACGAAGCGCTGGGCCTGCTGCTGCTGGTGGCCGAGCATCCTTCGCTGGGGGTGACCGAACTGGCCCGCCGCGCGGGGCTGACCAAGGCCCGCGCCTTTCGCCTGCTGGCCACGCTGGAGCATCGCGGCATGATTGCGCGCGAGCCCGCGGCCGCGGTCTACAAGCTCAGCTACAACGCCTTGCTGGTGGGCAACGCCGCGCGCGACCAGTTCGACCTGGTCAAGGTGGTGGCGCCGCGGCTGGCGGCGATCGGCGCGGCCTGCGGCGAGAACGTGATCGTGCGCGTGCGCGACGGGCTGGAATCGGTCTGCGTGGCGCGGCACGAATCGTCGCAATCGGTGCGCGTGCATACCGAGGTGGGCAACCGGCGGCCGCTGCACGTGGGCGCCTCGGGCAAGCTGCTGCTGGCTTTCGCCGCGCCCGAGGTGGTCGACGCCGTGGCGGCGCAGAGCCTGGAGCGCTTTACCGAGCGCACCATTGCCACTGCCGAGCAACTGCGCGAGGAACTTGCCGCGATCCGTGCCGCCGGCCACGCCGTGTCGCTGGGCGAGCGCGATGCCGATGCGGTGTCGGCGGCGGCGCCGCTGCGCGACCACGGCGGTGCGGTGGTGGCGTCGCTGAGCATTGCCAGCCCGGCCAGCCGGACCACGCCCGAGGCGCTGGACCGGCATGTCGCGATGGTGGTGGAAGAGGCCGCGGCGCTGTCGCGAGCGTTGGGATATGCCGGTGGCTGA
- a CDS encoding pirin family protein, with amino-acid sequence MKRILGVYSAPRSHWVGDGFPVRSMFSYQSHGRQLSPFLLLDYAGPADFTPTQAPRGVGQHPHRGFETVTIVYKGEVAHRDSTGQGGVIGPGDVQWMTAGAGILHEEFHSPDFSRSGGALEMVQLWVNLPARDKMAAPGYQAIVDRDIPEVALPDGAGSVRVIAGEYGGKAGPARTFTPMHVWDLRLQQGGAVRLPLPDGWHTALVVLRGRVTVNAEATVRDAEMVVLDGAGDGVTLEAGSDAVVLLLSGEPIDEPIVGHGPFVMNTEAEIAQAFQDFSSGRFGNMAATGSPRG; translated from the coding sequence ATGAAGCGCATCCTGGGTGTCTACAGCGCACCGCGTTCGCACTGGGTCGGAGACGGCTTTCCGGTGCGTTCGATGTTCTCTTACCAGAGCCATGGCAGGCAGCTCAGCCCGTTCCTGCTGCTGGACTATGCCGGCCCGGCGGACTTTACGCCGACGCAGGCGCCACGCGGCGTGGGTCAGCATCCGCACCGGGGCTTCGAGACGGTGACGATCGTCTACAAGGGCGAGGTCGCGCACCGCGATTCGACCGGGCAGGGCGGCGTGATCGGGCCCGGCGATGTGCAGTGGATGACCGCGGGCGCGGGCATCCTGCATGAGGAGTTCCATTCGCCGGACTTCAGCCGCAGCGGCGGCGCGCTGGAAATGGTGCAGCTGTGGGTCAACCTGCCCGCCCGCGACAAGATGGCCGCACCCGGCTACCAGGCCATCGTCGACCGCGATATTCCCGAGGTGGCGCTGCCCGATGGCGCCGGCAGCGTGCGCGTGATCGCCGGCGAGTACGGCGGCAAGGCCGGCCCGGCCCGCACCTTTACGCCGATGCACGTGTGGGACCTGCGCCTGCAGCAGGGTGGGGCGGTCAGGCTGCCGCTGCCCGACGGCTGGCATACCGCGCTGGTGGTGCTGCGCGGCCGCGTCACCGTCAATGCCGAGGCAACCGTCCGGGATGCCGAGATGGTGGTGCTGGACGGCGCCGGTGACGGTGTCACGCTGGAGGCGGGCAGCGACGCGGTGGTGCTGCTGCTCAGCGGCGAGCCGATCGACGAACCCATCGTCGGCCACGGTCCGTTCGTGATGAATACCGAGGCGGAAATCGCGCAGGCCTTCCAGGACTTCAGCAGCGGGCGCTTCGGCAACATGGCGGCGACCGGCAGCCCGCGCGGGTAG
- a CDS encoding MaoC family dehydratase, producing MKAYQLCPQRYFEDFELGERFNLPSRTMTDALFAAFQLASGDNHPVHYDVEYCRAHGMPHMLAHGFQVVIQTAAGAGLFPHMVEESLKGFIEQSSRFLAPVYVGDTLYSSLTVSELVPGRTTGVLAMRSEVRNQNDVCVMEGTQRYLLRKRTAS from the coding sequence ATGAAGGCCTACCAGCTTTGCCCGCAACGCTATTTCGAGGATTTCGAGCTCGGCGAGCGTTTCAACCTGCCGTCCCGCACCATGACCGATGCGCTGTTCGCCGCCTTCCAGCTGGCCAGCGGCGACAACCATCCGGTCCACTACGACGTCGAGTATTGCCGCGCGCATGGCATGCCGCATATGCTCGCCCACGGCTTCCAGGTCGTGATCCAGACCGCGGCAGGGGCGGGGCTGTTCCCGCATATGGTCGAGGAATCGCTGAAGGGCTTTATCGAGCAGAGCAGCCGCTTTCTTGCGCCGGTCTACGTGGGCGACACCTTGTACAGCAGCCTCACGGTCAGCGAGCTGGTGCCGGGGCGCACCACCGGCGTGCTGGCGATGCGGTCCGAGGTGCGCAACCAGAACGACGTGTGCGTGATGGAAGGCACGCAACGCTACTTGCTGCGTAAGCGCACCGCCAGCTGA
- a CDS encoding VOC family protein gives MTTAAPRIPPFHLAFPVRDLAEARAFYGELLGCPEGRSSPDWIDFNFFGHQIVAHLAPEEVGHSKTSAVDGDQVPVRHFGAVLSIPEWEAMAEKLRAAGVKFIIEPHIRFKGEPGEQATMFFLDPSGNALEIKAFADLSSLFAK, from the coding sequence ATGACCACTGCCGCCCCCCGCATCCCTCCCTTCCACCTTGCCTTCCCCGTGCGCGACCTCGCCGAGGCGCGCGCATTCTATGGCGAACTGCTCGGCTGCCCCGAAGGGCGCAGCTCGCCGGACTGGATCGACTTCAACTTCTTCGGCCATCAGATCGTGGCGCACCTGGCACCGGAGGAAGTCGGCCACAGCAAGACCAGCGCGGTCGATGGCGACCAGGTGCCCGTGCGGCACTTCGGCGCGGTGCTATCGATTCCCGAATGGGAGGCGATGGCCGAAAAGCTGCGCGCGGCAGGCGTCAAGTTCATCATCGAACCCCATATCCGCTTCAAGGGTGAGCCCGGCGAGCAGGCCACCATGTTCTTCCTCGACCCGTCGGGCAACGCGCTGGAGATCAAGGCCTTCGCCGACCTGTCGTCGTTGTTCGCCAAATAA
- a CDS encoding LuxR C-terminal-related transcriptional regulator, which produces MPTSPANPLSPPGSQPTALPSLPSLPSRPASLRSAARVVARERLLAQLTEARRRRCIVLQGPAGYGKTALLSAWRLDLLALGFDMAALALEPADHERQRWLDRVLACLAEISPDITREAMLLAERGSDDEAVERAIVALVRGIGAHSREVTLVLDDVHHLGSARMLQPLQWLLDYAPPNFHVVLATRAALPLSLGRLRDQGQLLELDQRDLRFTLAESQHFLRAQLGEISARDARLLHELADGWVAGLQLFAAHWKRKKASASGLTFAGGFVQANVQDAGAFAEYFEREVLSRLAPGEAELLVRAAACERFTASLCQALGEQAMGEHEVLALLTRLEQENLFITPTPGPKREAWYRLHPLLRETLAERLHARGEAQQRAIHGAAWRWFRDHRMLAEAVHHAVLAGDAGTAAELVERYADTLMARGEVRTALGLLRLLPASEIQARPELRLLALRMQMLTRDLDGCAAAADRLEADIGPGNASLRYRLALLRFSLALLRDDTAGALALLPEIEAAPADIAPIYMGSRNNLLSLLYMHLGDYGRARAIHAETPPLLFDGVPLLGTASGMLNGRCLAGFSHAMEGNVTQVERISRDVLREAELVGHGGAGAEPEYFAAALLGEVLYEHNDLDAARKLLEDRVDVLERVSIPDSVLRVHIVLAAAHWIIGHQLDAFAQLERLEDYGTQQGLDRLVAQSLSNQVRLHLASGDIATAEAVLARLDAIAIRHRDAPRGFLDAIHMVTERAHVMASLAHDDLRAAWTRLAPLIAYCETRGWQRHVAQLHMLAAGVAMRRGDPEAAREHALEGLRRGHRLGLMRSLIDACPGAMRQIEDIAGMPGLDPVLAFYIERLQQAMPERAPASAAAAGAAPAGPAEGRTEELSEREADVVRLLGQALPNKKIARTLGLSPETVKWHLRNIFRKLGVSSRDEAVARVRDRELGQGGQPADGAR; this is translated from the coding sequence ATGCCCACCTCGCCAGCCAACCCTCTGTCGCCACCCGGCAGCCAGCCCACTGCGCTGCCCTCGCTGCCCTCGCTGCCGTCGCGCCCGGCATCGCTGCGCAGCGCCGCGCGCGTGGTCGCGCGCGAACGGCTGCTGGCGCAGCTGACCGAGGCGCGCCGGCGGCGCTGCATCGTGCTGCAGGGGCCGGCCGGCTACGGCAAGACCGCGCTGCTGAGCGCCTGGCGCCTGGACCTGCTGGCGCTCGGCTTCGACATGGCCGCGCTGGCGCTGGAACCCGCCGACCACGAGCGCCAGCGCTGGCTCGACCGCGTGCTCGCCTGCCTGGCCGAGATCAGCCCCGACATCACCCGCGAGGCCATGCTGCTGGCCGAACGCGGCAGCGACGACGAGGCCGTCGAGCGCGCCATCGTGGCGCTGGTGCGCGGCATCGGCGCGCATTCGCGTGAAGTGACGCTGGTGCTCGACGATGTGCATCATCTGGGCTCCGCACGCATGCTGCAGCCGCTGCAATGGCTGCTCGACTACGCCCCGCCCAACTTCCACGTGGTGCTCGCCACGCGCGCGGCGCTGCCGCTGTCGCTGGGGCGCCTGCGCGACCAGGGCCAGCTGCTGGAACTGGACCAGCGCGACCTGCGCTTCACGCTGGCCGAATCGCAGCACTTCCTGCGGGCCCAGCTGGGCGAGATCAGCGCGCGCGATGCGCGCCTGCTGCACGAACTGGCCGACGGCTGGGTCGCCGGCCTGCAGCTGTTCGCCGCGCACTGGAAACGCAAGAAGGCCAGCGCCAGCGGCCTGACCTTCGCCGGCGGCTTCGTGCAGGCGAACGTGCAGGATGCCGGCGCCTTCGCCGAGTATTTCGAGCGCGAAGTCCTGTCGCGGCTGGCGCCCGGCGAAGCCGAGCTGCTGGTGCGCGCGGCCGCGTGCGAACGCTTCACGGCATCGCTGTGCCAGGCGCTGGGCGAACAGGCGATGGGCGAGCACGAGGTGCTGGCCCTGCTGACGCGGCTGGAGCAGGAGAACCTCTTCATCACCCCCACGCCCGGCCCGAAACGCGAAGCCTGGTACCGCCTGCACCCGCTGCTGCGCGAGACCCTGGCCGAGCGCCTCCACGCGCGCGGCGAGGCGCAGCAGCGCGCCATCCACGGGGCGGCCTGGCGCTGGTTCCGCGACCACCGCATGCTGGCGGAGGCCGTCCACCACGCCGTGCTCGCCGGCGATGCCGGCACCGCAGCCGAGCTGGTGGAACGCTATGCCGACACCCTGATGGCTCGCGGCGAAGTGCGCACAGCGCTGGGACTGCTGCGCCTGCTCCCCGCCAGCGAGATCCAGGCGCGTCCGGAACTGCGGCTGCTGGCGCTGCGCATGCAGATGCTCACGCGCGACCTCGACGGCTGTGCCGCGGCGGCCGACCGGCTCGAAGCCGATATCGGCCCCGGCAACGCCTCGCTGCGCTACCGGCTGGCGCTGCTGCGCTTCAGCCTGGCGCTGCTGCGCGACGACACGGCCGGCGCGCTGGCGCTGCTGCCCGAGATCGAAGCCGCCCCGGCCGATATCGCGCCCATCTACATGGGCTCGCGCAACAACCTGCTGTCGCTGCTGTACATGCACCTGGGCGACTACGGACGCGCGCGCGCAATCCATGCCGAGACGCCGCCGCTGCTGTTCGACGGCGTGCCGCTGCTGGGCACCGCCAGCGGCATGCTCAACGGCCGCTGCCTGGCCGGGTTCAGCCATGCGATGGAAGGCAACGTGACGCAGGTCGAGCGCATCAGCCGCGACGTGCTGCGCGAAGCCGAACTGGTGGGGCACGGCGGCGCCGGCGCCGAGCCGGAGTACTTTGCCGCCGCGCTGCTGGGCGAAGTGCTGTACGAGCACAACGACCTGGACGCCGCGCGCAAGCTGCTCGAAGACCGCGTCGACGTGCTGGAACGCGTGTCGATCCCCGATTCCGTGCTGCGCGTGCATATCGTGCTGGCCGCGGCGCACTGGATCATCGGCCACCAGCTCGATGCCTTTGCCCAGCTGGAGCGCCTGGAGGACTACGGCACCCAGCAGGGCCTGGACCGGCTGGTGGCACAGAGCCTGTCCAACCAGGTCCGCCTGCACCTGGCCAGCGGCGACATCGCCACGGCCGAAGCGGTGCTGGCGCGCCTCGACGCCATTGCCATACGCCACCGCGATGCGCCGCGCGGCTTCCTCGACGCCATCCACATGGTGACCGAGCGGGCCCACGTGATGGCCAGCCTCGCGCATGACGACCTGCGCGCCGCCTGGACGCGGCTGGCGCCGCTGATCGCCTACTGCGAGACGCGCGGCTGGCAGCGCCACGTGGCGCAGCTGCACATGCTGGCCGCGGGCGTCGCCATGCGCCGCGGCGATCCGGAAGCCGCGCGCGAGCATGCGCTCGAAGGCCTGCGCCGCGGGCACCGGCTCGGGCTGATGCGCAGCCTGATCGATGCCTGCCCGGGCGCGATGCGGCAGATCGAAGACATCGCCGGCATGCCCGGCCTGGACCCGGTGCTGGCGTTCTACATCGAGCGGCTGCAGCAGGCCATGCCGGAGCGGGCACCGGCCAGCGCGGCGGCAGCCGGCGCAGCGCCCGCGGGACCGGCGGAGGGCCGCACCGAAGAGCTGAGCGAGCGCGAGGCCGACGTGGTGCGCCTGCTCGGCCAGGCGCTGCCCAACAAGAAGATCGCGCGCACGCTGGGCCTGTCGCCGGAGACGGTGAAATGGCACCTGCGCAACATCTTCCGCAAGCTCGGCGTGAGCAGCCGCGACGAGGCGGTGGCGCGCGTGCGCGACCGCGAGCTTGGCCAGGGCGGCCAGCCGGCCGACGGGGCGCGCTGA
- a CDS encoding ABC transporter permease, whose protein sequence is MSLPASQPDTAVPALAASAAPAAPLPAARPSLLRRFVANRVAAAALVLLVVLLLIAALAHVISPQNPYDLASVSVIDSELPPGSAGYEGNAHYWLGTDGAGRDLVSAIFYGIRISVGVGVISAVVALMVGSAVGLAAAYFGGVVDAAIMRVVDLQLSLPAVLVALILLAVLGQGVDKTLLALVIVQWAYFARTVRGAAQVERRKEYVEAALGQGLPALRVMFRHILPNCMAPLVVTGTLQIAHAITLEATMSFLGIGLPRTQPSLGMLIANGFEYMLSNKYWISIFPGVALVLLIGSINLVGDRLRRVLNPRLDG, encoded by the coding sequence ATGTCCCTGCCTGCATCCCAACCTGACACTGCCGTGCCGGCGCTGGCGGCAAGCGCCGCGCCGGCCGCGCCGCTGCCAGCCGCGCGGCCCTCGCTGCTGCGGCGCTTCGTCGCCAACCGCGTCGCGGCGGCGGCACTGGTGCTGCTTGTGGTCCTGCTGCTGATCGCCGCGCTGGCCCATGTCATCAGCCCGCAGAACCCGTATGACCTGGCCTCGGTGTCGGTGATCGACTCCGAGCTGCCGCCCGGCAGCGCCGGCTATGAGGGCAACGCGCACTACTGGCTGGGCACCGACGGCGCCGGCCGCGACCTGGTCAGCGCGATCTTCTATGGCATCCGCATCAGCGTGGGCGTCGGCGTGATCAGCGCGGTGGTGGCGCTGATGGTCGGCAGCGCGGTTGGCCTCGCGGCGGCCTACTTCGGCGGCGTGGTCGATGCCGCGATCATGCGCGTGGTCGACCTGCAGCTGAGCCTGCCGGCGGTGCTGGTGGCGCTGATCCTGCTGGCCGTGCTGGGGCAGGGCGTCGACAAGACGCTGCTGGCGCTGGTGATCGTGCAGTGGGCCTACTTCGCGCGCACGGTGCGCGGCGCGGCGCAGGTGGAGCGGCGCAAGGAATATGTCGAGGCGGCGCTGGGCCAGGGGCTGCCGGCACTGCGCGTGATGTTCCGGCATATCCTGCCCAACTGCATGGCGCCGCTGGTGGTGACCGGCACGCTGCAGATCGCGCATGCCATCACGCTGGAGGCGACCATGAGCTTCCTCGGCATCGGCCTGCCGCGCACGCAGCCGTCGCTGGGCATGCTGATCGCCAACGGCTTCGAGTACATGCTGTCGAACAAGTACTGGATCAGCATTTTCCCGGGCGTGGCCCTGGTGCTGCTGATCGGCTCGATCAACCTGGTGGGCGACCGCCTGCGCCGCGTGCTGAACCCGCGGCTGGACGGCTGA
- a CDS encoding ABC transporter permease — translation MLETLLKRLLQSLVVLWLMSVLTFCAVNLIGDPVHLLVSPTATEQEISDARHALGLDQPVPQQYLRFMQGALRGDLGESFIYNRPAIELIVSRVPATLELAVTALLLSLGIGIPMGVFAGLKPDSRLARALMAGSLGGVIMPTFWVGMIGILVFSVNLGWLPSGGRGPVTSVLGMPLSVTSWEGIRFLLLPALTLSLFKISLVARLAEAGTREVAGQEYIKFARAKGVGGARLVLRHVVPNVLIPIVTVVGLEFGHLIAFSVVTESVFSWPGMGKLIIDSVLALDRPVVVAYLLVTLVLFVVLNLVVDLLYVVLDPRLRHKAG, via the coding sequence ATGCTCGAAACCCTGTTGAAGCGGCTGCTGCAAAGCCTCGTCGTACTGTGGCTGATGTCCGTGCTGACCTTCTGCGCCGTCAACCTGATCGGCGACCCGGTCCACCTGCTGGTCAGCCCCACTGCCACCGAGCAGGAAATTTCCGACGCGCGCCACGCACTCGGACTGGACCAGCCGGTGCCGCAGCAATACCTGCGCTTCATGCAGGGCGCGCTGCGGGGCGACCTTGGCGAATCCTTTATCTACAACCGTCCCGCGATCGAGCTGATCGTCAGCCGCGTGCCGGCCACGCTGGAACTGGCCGTGACCGCGCTGCTGCTGTCGCTGGGCATCGGCATCCCGATGGGCGTGTTCGCCGGGCTCAAACCGGACAGCCGGCTGGCGCGCGCGCTGATGGCGGGCTCGCTGGGCGGCGTGATCATGCCGACGTTCTGGGTCGGCATGATCGGCATCCTGGTGTTCTCGGTGAACCTGGGCTGGCTGCCATCGGGCGGGCGCGGTCCGGTCACCAGCGTGCTCGGCATGCCGCTGTCGGTGACCAGCTGGGAAGGGATCCGCTTCCTGCTGCTGCCGGCGCTGACGCTGTCGCTGTTCAAGATCTCGCTGGTGGCGCGGCTGGCCGAGGCCGGCACGCGCGAAGTGGCGGGGCAGGAGTACATCAAGTTTGCCCGCGCCAAGGGCGTGGGCGGCGCGCGGCTGGTGCTGCGCCACGTGGTGCCCAATGTGCTGATCCCGATCGTCACCGTGGTCGGGCTGGAATTCGGCCACCTGATAGCCTTCTCGGTGGTGACCGAGTCGGTGTTCTCGTGGCCGGGCATGGGCAAGCTGATCATCGATTCGGTGCTGGCGCTGGACCGCCCGGTCGTGGTGGCTTACCTGCTGGTCACGCTGGTGCTGTTCGTGGTGCTGAACCTGGTGGTCGACCTGCTCTACGTGGTGCTCGATCCGCGGCTGCGCCACAAGGCCGGCTGA
- a CDS encoding CaiB/BaiF CoA transferase family protein, whose translation MVRKLLAGADVFIQNLAPGAARRMGLDFASLHEDFPRLIVCDISGYGDSGPYRDKKAYDLLIQAAAGLISVTGTDGAPSRTGISIADIAAGMYAYTGILSALLQRARTGTGVRVEVTMLEALGEWMSYPLNFAHYGGTPPARNGVAHPGIAPYGQYQTGDGASVIFGLQNEREWQRFCVDVLEDPALAADERFNSNLQRVANRAELDQEIGRHLRGMTREQLVERLDRGGIANSPLNDMHDLWRHPQLAARERWRDVRTPGGVVQALLPPATLSGVAACMGDVPSVGEHSAAVLRSIGMPDAEIEALAAAGAI comes from the coding sequence GTGGTGCGCAAGCTGCTTGCCGGTGCCGACGTCTTTATCCAGAACCTGGCCCCCGGCGCGGCCCGGCGCATGGGGCTGGACTTCGCGTCGTTGCATGAGGATTTTCCACGCCTGATCGTTTGCGATATCTCCGGCTACGGCGACAGCGGCCCGTACCGCGACAAGAAGGCCTACGACCTGCTGATCCAGGCGGCGGCCGGCCTGATCTCGGTGACCGGCACCGACGGCGCGCCGTCGCGCACCGGCATCTCGATCGCCGACATCGCCGCGGGCATGTATGCCTATACCGGCATCCTCTCGGCGCTGCTGCAGCGCGCCCGCACCGGCACCGGCGTGCGCGTCGAAGTCACCATGCTGGAGGCGCTCGGCGAATGGATGTCGTACCCGCTGAACTTCGCCCACTACGGCGGCACGCCGCCTGCGCGCAATGGCGTGGCGCACCCCGGCATTGCACCTTACGGGCAGTACCAGACCGGCGACGGCGCCAGCGTGATCTTCGGGCTGCAGAACGAGCGCGAATGGCAGCGCTTCTGCGTGGACGTGCTAGAAGACCCCGCGCTGGCCGCGGACGAGCGCTTCAACTCAAACCTGCAGCGCGTCGCCAATCGTGCCGAGCTGGACCAGGAGATCGGCCGGCATCTGCGCGGCATGACCCGCGAGCAGCTGGTCGAGCGGCTCGATCGCGGCGGCATCGCCAATTCGCCGTTGAACGACATGCACGACCTTTGGCGCCATCCGCAGCTCGCCGCGCGCGAGCGCTGGCGCGACGTGCGCACGCCGGGTGGCGTGGTGCAGGCCTTGTTGCCGCCCGCGACGCTGTCGGGCGTGGCCGCATGCATGGGCGATGTGCCGTCCGTGGGCGAGCATTCCGCCGCCGTGCTGCGATCGATCGGGATGCCGGATGCGGAGATCGAGGCCTTGGCGGCAGCGGGCGCCATCTGA
- a CDS encoding ABC transporter substrate-binding protein, translating into MFRSARFPRAALALAFALSALAAASRPAHAADLRIGYKTEVSAADPHVLDAAGRNLWGHVYETLAGLDNALRPVPLLATGWRQLDDHNWEFQLRPGVKFSNGAPFTAEDARYSIERARKLPGARTFRTYLKSVEAVEATGPLTLRVRTRTPNPVLPQNIGMVAMLPHTLGPAVREADFAHGQASIGTGPYRLVAWEHGQQLTLARNPGYWGGAQPWDRVVFQFIPKEPARASALLSGLVDVIDASSASIAEAFARTNGRIRTVAATSYMLNYLQLDQGRAVSPYVQDAAGRPLPANPLRDVRVRQAISLAIDRDLIAARVTKGDSVPAGQMVPAGFFGFAPDVRAPRADAAEVRRLLIAAGYPDGFRLTLHCPSDRYLNDAKTCEAVGQMLTRAGIRTEVRTLPYSVYITRATSGGEGGKPEFSAFLLGIGAVSGDSLEPLVAVAHAQDKAAGLGANNRSGYANPALDALVETSMRTMAPAPREQLQRRAAELLAADAGIVPLHHLRAAWAYRAGLEVQPRADGFTYAGNIRPAAPAATPAAQP; encoded by the coding sequence ATGTTTCGATCAGCGAGATTTCCCCGAGCCGCACTAGCGCTTGCCTTCGCCCTGTCCGCACTGGCGGCCGCGAGCCGCCCGGCGCATGCCGCCGACCTGCGCATCGGCTACAAGACCGAGGTGAGTGCTGCCGACCCGCACGTGCTTGACGCCGCCGGGCGCAACCTGTGGGGTCACGTGTACGAGACCCTGGCCGGCCTCGACAACGCCTTGCGCCCGGTGCCGCTGCTGGCCACCGGCTGGCGCCAGCTGGACGACCACAACTGGGAATTCCAGCTGCGCCCGGGCGTGAAGTTCAGCAATGGCGCGCCGTTCACCGCGGAGGACGCGCGCTATTCGATCGAGCGCGCACGCAAGCTGCCCGGCGCGCGCACCTTCCGCACCTACCTGAAGTCGGTCGAGGCGGTCGAGGCCACAGGCCCGCTGACGCTGCGCGTGCGCACCCGCACGCCCAACCCCGTGTTGCCGCAGAACATCGGCATGGTGGCGATGCTGCCGCACACGCTGGGGCCGGCCGTGCGCGAGGCGGACTTCGCCCATGGCCAGGCGAGCATCGGCACCGGCCCGTACCGGCTGGTGGCGTGGGAGCATGGCCAGCAGCTGACGCTGGCGCGCAATCCCGGCTACTGGGGCGGCGCGCAGCCGTGGGACCGGGTGGTGTTCCAGTTCATCCCCAAGGAGCCGGCGCGGGCGTCGGCGCTGCTGTCGGGGCTGGTGGACGTGATCGATGCCTCGTCGGCCAGCATTGCCGAGGCCTTCGCGCGTACCAACGGCCGCATCCGCACGGTGGCGGCGACGTCGTACATGCTGAACTACCTGCAGCTCGACCAGGGGCGGGCGGTCTCGCCCTATGTGCAGGATGCCGCCGGCCGGCCGCTGCCCGCCAACCCGTTGCGCGACGTGCGCGTGCGCCAGGCCATCAGCCTCGCGATCGACCGCGACCTGATCGCGGCGCGCGTGACCAAAGGGGATTCGGTACCCGCCGGGCAGATGGTGCCGGCAGGCTTCTTCGGCTTTGCCCCGGACGTGCGCGCGCCGCGCGCCGACGCCGCGGAGGTGCGCCGGCTGCTGATCGCGGCCGGCTATCCCGACGGCTTCCGCCTGACGCTGCATTGCCCGAGTGACCGCTACCTGAACGATGCCAAGACCTGCGAGGCGGTGGGCCAGATGCTGACCCGCGCCGGCATCCGCACCGAGGTGCGCACGTTGCCGTACTCGGTCTATATCACGCGCGCCACCTCGGGCGGCGAGGGCGGCAAGCCGGAGTTCAGCGCCTTCCTGCTCGGCATCGGCGCGGTCAGCGGCGATTCGCTGGAACCGCTGGTGGCGGTGGCGCATGCGCAGGACAAGGCCGCCGGCCTGGGTGCGAACAACCGCAGCGGCTATGCCAATCCCGCGCTCGACGCACTGGTCGAAACCTCCATGCGCACCATGGCGCCGGCGCCGCGCGAGCAGTTGCAGCGCCGCGCCGCCGAACTGCTGGCCGCCGACGCCGGCATCGTGCCGCTGCACCACCTGCGCGCCGCCTGGGCGTATCGCGCCGGGCTGGAAGTGCAGCCGCGCGCCGACGGCTTTACCTACGCCGGCAACATCCGCCCCGCAGCGCCTGCAGCAACCCCTGCGGCGCAACCCTGA